A window from Deinococcota bacterium encodes these proteins:
- the xdhA gene encoding xanthine dehydrogenase small subunit produces the protein MISDTFTLSINGKSEEIRGVSPTTTLLDYLRQQGLTGTKEGCAEGDCGACTVALAGRWPSGLPRYEAVNSCLVMLGSVAGREVTSVEGLSPRPGPLHPVQEAMVKTGGSQCGYCTPGFVMSLFAAYYDGGYDGGVGDAAIDTAIEGNLCRCTGYLAIRRAAAALEEPREDDPFLSRLETVPAAGPLAYEGGGGRFYRPTRLSEVIELLSEHPEARLVAGGTDLGLEVTRRYRHFPVLIALEGVEELQRLDDGKDYFELGAAVTLSHLEAAFRGKIPALDEMLASFAARQIRNRATIGGNLATASPIGDLAPVFLSLDAEVRALGPGGERFIPLAAFFTGYRRTALTPAEVVVSVRIPKALARGATRRLSRAYKVAKRPADDISVVAAAFALHLDAEDRVVRARLAYGGVAATPVRARGVEEALKGKRWDAAAVREVKGLLEEAFTPLTDPRGSAGYRRLLIGNLFEKFLFEPSRSLTESGVGA, from the coding sequence TTGATATCAGACACGTTTACGCTAAGCATCAACGGGAAAAGTGAAGAGATTCGTGGCGTCTCCCCTACCACGACCTTGCTCGACTACCTGCGGCAACAGGGGCTCACCGGCACGAAGGAGGGCTGCGCCGAAGGCGATTGCGGCGCCTGCACGGTGGCTCTCGCCGGACGGTGGCCATCCGGCCTGCCCCGTTACGAGGCGGTCAACTCGTGCTTGGTGATGCTGGGCTCGGTGGCCGGGCGTGAGGTTACTTCCGTGGAGGGCTTGTCGCCGCGCCCCGGCCCGCTCCACCCGGTGCAAGAGGCGATGGTCAAGACCGGCGGCTCGCAGTGCGGCTACTGCACGCCGGGCTTTGTCATGAGCCTCTTTGCGGCCTACTATGACGGCGGCTATGACGGAGGTGTCGGCGACGCAGCAATTGACACAGCGATTGAAGGCAATCTCTGCCGCTGCACCGGCTACCTGGCGATCCGCCGGGCGGCGGCTGCGTTAGAGGAACCTCGAGAGGATGACCCCTTTTTGAGCCGCCTCGAGACCGTTCCTGCCGCCGGGCCGCTGGCCTATGAGGGCGGCGGCGGGAGGTTTTACAGGCCCACGAGGCTGAGCGAGGTTATTGAACTCTTGAGCGAGCACCCCGAGGCGCGGCTTGTCGCGGGCGGGACCGACCTGGGCCTCGAGGTCACCAGGCGCTACCGGCATTTTCCCGTTCTTATCGCCCTTGAAGGCGTTGAGGAACTGCAAAGGTTAGACGACGGGAAGGACTACTTCGAGCTTGGCGCCGCCGTTACCCTCAGCCACCTGGAGGCAGCCTTTCGCGGTAAGATTCCCGCCCTGGACGAGATGCTGGCCTCGTTTGCAGCCAGACAGATCCGCAACCGCGCGACGATTGGCGGCAACTTAGCCACGGCTTCGCCCATCGGCGATTTGGCGCCGGTCTTCCTATCGCTCGACGCCGAGGTGCGCGCGCTAGGCCCCGGCGGCGAGCGCTTCATCCCCCTCGCCGCATTCTTTACGGGCTACCGCCGGACGGCTTTAACACCTGCCGAAGTGGTGGTCTCGGTGCGCATTCCCAAAGCCTTGGCTCGCGGGGCCACACGCCGTTTAAGCCGCGCCTACAAGGTCGCCAAACGCCCCGCCGACGACATCAGCGTGGTGGCGGCGGCCTTTGCGCTCCATCTAGACGCCGAGGACCGGGTGGTGCGGGCGCGGCTCGCCTACGGCGGGGTGGCCGCCACGCCGGTTAGGGCGAGAGGAGTGGAGGAGGCGCTTAAGGGCAAGCGCTGGGACGCCGCGGCCGTTCGTGAGGTCAAGGGGCTCCTGGAGGAGGCGTTCACCCCGCTCACCGACCCGCGGGGCAGCGCCGGGTACAGGCGGCTGCTGATAGGCAATCTCTTCGAAAAATTCCTCTTCGAGCCGAGCCGTTCCTTGACGGAGTCAGGGGTGGGCGCATGA